In Vespula vulgaris chromosome 7, iyVesVulg1.1, whole genome shotgun sequence, a single window of DNA contains:
- the LOC127065009 gene encoding protein FAM161A isoform X2 — protein MSVFNYLFKILNRRSKNMAEHRGTSFYNSCVKVPIDPCSRQPTPSYERPRSIKSEKQSVTDKGRKINFAANDLPKTESELSSPRENLEGFLEFLESIPDYKQIHHLSNEQFRQKVEYLKRKQRLYLKNLKNIFDEPEKDTTRISSRSNGNTKIMQDDFNELRLNGKKCYIEESRTNSPILYPSGNFSGLMEDQDLLTYRFKDKEAKSIRNKEIHTANKGWSTWSESKSNESLNSDSEDSEETKSLPASGSKEWHPTVPKPFSFTLREEAEKYMTLTEMEANEDSKKESNKKGPSKKRRVRPIPLTSKIPLYDKLLAEKEERSRIVREESALNLLSQVRPFKLECDRRAWRSLTRSSPDICGKKSRSTSRFKAKPVPKNLFGTEVYDRMLEDEYYRELTKKVRASELMRSSSLPPSMARRERVKSACAHLQNFSNDSTRETIVQSRESSRLSNLTTMTSERSRSALTNLPTRGNNLAAVLRCQASREKLEREIRERMEEKRREQAVKLKENLIGRKPAWRALRSAARHDHERDLDIRTSLRRNEAREQAERHRLQMEMMLDRVTQIPTLFERHSQSLSKLQSKNYATNMQRKKHKRIPKRDNSSGTDSYVSYCSNSRPNSGSLTSSSTILASSSQSSKSSESKESEKSLEKSENSGPKKKGDRGPLKVSIKETAELIEDKLSSEHYSEDRDEDILRSDHDIPEK, from the exons atGTCAGTATTtaactatttatttaaaatactaaaTCGTAGGAGCAAGAATATGGCAGAGCATAGAGGAACATCGTTCTATAATTCTTGCGTGAAAGTACCCATAGATCCATGTAGTAGACAACCGACTCCTTCTTACGAACGTCCACGATCTATCAAAAGCGAAAAACAAAGTGTTACggacaaaggaagaaaaataaattttgctgCGAATGATTTGCCAAAAACAGAGTCGGAATTGTCGAGTCCTCGAGAAAATTTAGAAGGTTTCCTTGAATTTTTGGAGAGTATACCAGATTACAAACAAATACATCACCTGTCTAACGAACAGTTTCGACAAAAGGTAGAATATCTGAAAAGGAAACAACGACTTTAtttgaagaatttaaaaaatatcttcgacgAACCTGAGAAAGATACGACAAGAATTTCATCGAGAAGTAATGGTAATACGAAAATTATGCAAGATGATTTCAACGAATTAAGATTGAATggtaaaaaatgttatatcgaGGAATCGAGAACGAACAGTCCTATACTTTATCCATCCGGTAATTTTTCTGGACTTATGGAAGATCAAGATCTTCTGACATATAg ATTTAAGGATAAAGAAGCCAAAAGTATACGTAACAAAGAAATACATACTGCCAATAAAGGCTGGAGTACATGGAGTGAATCAAAAAGCAATGAAAGTTTAAATAGCGATTCGGAAGATAGCGAGGAGACAAAGAGTCTGCCAGCTAGTGGTTCAAAGGAATGGCATCCGACTGTGCCTAAACCGTTTAGCTTCACTCTTAG agAAGAAGCGGAAAAGTATATGACATTGACGGAAATGGAAGCGAATGAAGATTCAAAGAAGGAAAGCAATAAGAAAGGTCCTTCTAAGAAACGTCGCGTCAGACCAATTCCTCTTACCTCTAAAATACCACTTTATGACAAATTACttgcagaaaaagaagaaag AAGTCGCATAGTCCGCGAAGAGAGTGCATTGAACTTATTGTCTCAAGTGCGTCCTTTCAAGCTCGAATGTGACCGAAGAGCGTGGAGATCTTTAACACGATCAAGTCCAGATATATGTGGCAAAAAATCTCGCTCAACTTCAAGATTCAAGGCAAAACCTGTACCTAAAAACCTGTTCGGTACAGAGGTGTATGACCGAATGCTTGAAGATGAATATTATag agaattaacaaaaaaagtgAGGGCATCCGAATTAATGAGATCTTCCTCATTGCCACCTTCCATGGCGAGACGAGAGCGTGTCAAATCTGCATGTGctcatttacaaaatttttctaatgattCGACAAGGGAAACGATTGTTCAAAGTAGAGAATCTTCGCGACTATCAAATCTTACAACAATGACATCAGAGAGATCCAGATCTGCATTGACTAATTTACCAACACGAGGCAACAACTTAGCAGCTGTTCTTAGATGTCAAGCGTCAcg aGAAAAGTTAGAACGAGAGATAAGAGAACGAATGGAAGAGAAACGTCGGGAGCAAGctgttaaattaaaagaaaatcttattgGTCGTAAACCCGCGTGGAGAGCACTGAGATCTGCAGCGAG gCACGATCACGAAAGAGATTTGGATATTCGAACATCCTTGCGTCGTAACGAAGCTCGAGAACAAGCGGAACGTCATCGCCTTCAAATGGAAATGATGTTGGATCGTGTAACACAGATACCAACTCTTTTCGAACGACATTCTCAG TCTTTGTCAAAGCTGCAGTCAAAAAATTATGCAACGAATatgcaaagaaagaaacacaaGAGGATaccaaaaagagataattcCAGTGGCACAGATTCGTACGTAAGTTATTGCAGTAATTCAAGGCCAAATTCGGGATCGCTTACTAGTTCCTCTACTATCCTGGCATCTTCGAGTCAATCATCGAAGTCGTCGGAATCCAAAGAATCTGAAAAATCACTCGAAAAATCTGAAAATTCTGGTcctaagaaaaaaggagatcgCGGACCACTTAAAGTATCTATCAAAGAAACGGCAGAGTTAATTGAAGATAAATTATCTAGCGAACATTACAGCGAGGATCGCGATGAAGATATATTACGAAGTGATCATGATATTccggaaaaataa
- the LOC127065009 gene encoding protein FAM161A isoform X1: protein MSVFNYLFKILNRRSKNMAEHRGTSFYNSCVKVPIDPCSRQPTPSYERPRSIKSEKQSVTDKGRKINFAANDLPKTESELSSPRENLEGFLEFLESIPDYKQIHHLSNEQFRQKVEYLKRKQRLYLKNLKNIFDEPEKDTTRISSRSNGNTKIMQDDFNELRLNGKKCYIEESRTNSPILYPSGNFSGLMEDQDLLTYRFKDKEAKSIRNKEIHTANKGWSTWSESKSNESLNSDSEDSEETKSLPASGSKEWHPTVPKPFSFTLREEAEKYMTLTEMEANEDSKKESNKKGPSKKRRVRPIPLTSKIPLYDKLLAEKEERSRIVREESALNLLSQVRPFKLECDRRAWRSLTRSSPDICGKKSRSTSRFKAKPVPKNLFGTEVYDRMLEDEYYRELTKKVRASELMRSSSLPPSMARRERVKSACAHLQNFSNDSTRETIVQSRESSRLSNLTTMTSERSRSALTNLPTRGNNLAAVLRCQASREKLEREIRERMEEKRREQAVKLKENLIGRKPAWRALRSAARHDHERDLDIRTSLRRNEAREQAERHRLQMEMMLDRVTQIPTLFERHSQSFQSLSKLQSKNYATNMQRKKHKRIPKRDNSSGTDSYVSYCSNSRPNSGSLTSSSTILASSSQSSKSSESKESEKSLEKSENSGPKKKGDRGPLKVSIKETAELIEDKLSSEHYSEDRDEDILRSDHDIPEK, encoded by the exons atGTCAGTATTtaactatttatttaaaatactaaaTCGTAGGAGCAAGAATATGGCAGAGCATAGAGGAACATCGTTCTATAATTCTTGCGTGAAAGTACCCATAGATCCATGTAGTAGACAACCGACTCCTTCTTACGAACGTCCACGATCTATCAAAAGCGAAAAACAAAGTGTTACggacaaaggaagaaaaataaattttgctgCGAATGATTTGCCAAAAACAGAGTCGGAATTGTCGAGTCCTCGAGAAAATTTAGAAGGTTTCCTTGAATTTTTGGAGAGTATACCAGATTACAAACAAATACATCACCTGTCTAACGAACAGTTTCGACAAAAGGTAGAATATCTGAAAAGGAAACAACGACTTTAtttgaagaatttaaaaaatatcttcgacgAACCTGAGAAAGATACGACAAGAATTTCATCGAGAAGTAATGGTAATACGAAAATTATGCAAGATGATTTCAACGAATTAAGATTGAATggtaaaaaatgttatatcgaGGAATCGAGAACGAACAGTCCTATACTTTATCCATCCGGTAATTTTTCTGGACTTATGGAAGATCAAGATCTTCTGACATATAg ATTTAAGGATAAAGAAGCCAAAAGTATACGTAACAAAGAAATACATACTGCCAATAAAGGCTGGAGTACATGGAGTGAATCAAAAAGCAATGAAAGTTTAAATAGCGATTCGGAAGATAGCGAGGAGACAAAGAGTCTGCCAGCTAGTGGTTCAAAGGAATGGCATCCGACTGTGCCTAAACCGTTTAGCTTCACTCTTAG agAAGAAGCGGAAAAGTATATGACATTGACGGAAATGGAAGCGAATGAAGATTCAAAGAAGGAAAGCAATAAGAAAGGTCCTTCTAAGAAACGTCGCGTCAGACCAATTCCTCTTACCTCTAAAATACCACTTTATGACAAATTACttgcagaaaaagaagaaag AAGTCGCATAGTCCGCGAAGAGAGTGCATTGAACTTATTGTCTCAAGTGCGTCCTTTCAAGCTCGAATGTGACCGAAGAGCGTGGAGATCTTTAACACGATCAAGTCCAGATATATGTGGCAAAAAATCTCGCTCAACTTCAAGATTCAAGGCAAAACCTGTACCTAAAAACCTGTTCGGTACAGAGGTGTATGACCGAATGCTTGAAGATGAATATTATag agaattaacaaaaaaagtgAGGGCATCCGAATTAATGAGATCTTCCTCATTGCCACCTTCCATGGCGAGACGAGAGCGTGTCAAATCTGCATGTGctcatttacaaaatttttctaatgattCGACAAGGGAAACGATTGTTCAAAGTAGAGAATCTTCGCGACTATCAAATCTTACAACAATGACATCAGAGAGATCCAGATCTGCATTGACTAATTTACCAACACGAGGCAACAACTTAGCAGCTGTTCTTAGATGTCAAGCGTCAcg aGAAAAGTTAGAACGAGAGATAAGAGAACGAATGGAAGAGAAACGTCGGGAGCAAGctgttaaattaaaagaaaatcttattgGTCGTAAACCCGCGTGGAGAGCACTGAGATCTGCAGCGAG gCACGATCACGAAAGAGATTTGGATATTCGAACATCCTTGCGTCGTAACGAAGCTCGAGAACAAGCGGAACGTCATCGCCTTCAAATGGAAATGATGTTGGATCGTGTAACACAGATACCAACTCTTTTCGAACGACATTCTCAG AGTTTCCAGTCTTTGTCAAAGCTGCAGTCAAAAAATTATGCAACGAATatgcaaagaaagaaacacaaGAGGATaccaaaaagagataattcCAGTGGCACAGATTCGTACGTAAGTTATTGCAGTAATTCAAGGCCAAATTCGGGATCGCTTACTAGTTCCTCTACTATCCTGGCATCTTCGAGTCAATCATCGAAGTCGTCGGAATCCAAAGAATCTGAAAAATCACTCGAAAAATCTGAAAATTCTGGTcctaagaaaaaaggagatcgCGGACCACTTAAAGTATCTATCAAAGAAACGGCAGAGTTAATTGAAGATAAATTATCTAGCGAACATTACAGCGAGGATCGCGATGAAGATATATTACGAAGTGATCATGATATTccggaaaaataa
- the LOC127065009 gene encoding protein FAM161A isoform X4, with product MSVFNYLFKILNRRSKNMAEHRGTSFYNSCVKVPIDPCSRQPTPSYERPRSIKSEKQSVTDKGRKINFAANDLPKTESELSSPRENLEGFLEFLESIPDYKQIHHLSNEQFRQKVEYLKRKQRLYLKNLKNIFDEPEKDTTRISSRSNGNTKIMQDDFNELRLNGKKCYIEESRTNSPILYPSGNFSGLMEDQDLLTYRFKDKEAKSIRNKEIHTANKGWSTWSESKSNESLNSDSEDSEETKSLPASGSKEWHPTVPKPFSFTLREEAEKYMTLTEMEANEDSKKESNKKGPSKKRRVRPIPLTSKIPLYDKLLAEKEERSRIVREESALNLLSQVRPFKLECDRRAWRSLTRSSPDICGKKSRSTSRFKAKPVPKNLFGTEVYDRMLEDEYYRELTKKVRASELMRSSSLPPSMARRERVKSACAHLQNFSNDSTRETIVQSRESSRLSNLTTMTSERSRSALTNLPTRGNNLAAVLRCQASREKLEREIRERMEEKRREQAVKLKENLIGRKPAWRALRSAARHDHERDLDIRTSLRRNEAREQAERHRLQMEMMLDRVTQIPTLFERHSQFI from the exons atGTCAGTATTtaactatttatttaaaatactaaaTCGTAGGAGCAAGAATATGGCAGAGCATAGAGGAACATCGTTCTATAATTCTTGCGTGAAAGTACCCATAGATCCATGTAGTAGACAACCGACTCCTTCTTACGAACGTCCACGATCTATCAAAAGCGAAAAACAAAGTGTTACggacaaaggaagaaaaataaattttgctgCGAATGATTTGCCAAAAACAGAGTCGGAATTGTCGAGTCCTCGAGAAAATTTAGAAGGTTTCCTTGAATTTTTGGAGAGTATACCAGATTACAAACAAATACATCACCTGTCTAACGAACAGTTTCGACAAAAGGTAGAATATCTGAAAAGGAAACAACGACTTTAtttgaagaatttaaaaaatatcttcgacgAACCTGAGAAAGATACGACAAGAATTTCATCGAGAAGTAATGGTAATACGAAAATTATGCAAGATGATTTCAACGAATTAAGATTGAATggtaaaaaatgttatatcgaGGAATCGAGAACGAACAGTCCTATACTTTATCCATCCGGTAATTTTTCTGGACTTATGGAAGATCAAGATCTTCTGACATATAg ATTTAAGGATAAAGAAGCCAAAAGTATACGTAACAAAGAAATACATACTGCCAATAAAGGCTGGAGTACATGGAGTGAATCAAAAAGCAATGAAAGTTTAAATAGCGATTCGGAAGATAGCGAGGAGACAAAGAGTCTGCCAGCTAGTGGTTCAAAGGAATGGCATCCGACTGTGCCTAAACCGTTTAGCTTCACTCTTAG agAAGAAGCGGAAAAGTATATGACATTGACGGAAATGGAAGCGAATGAAGATTCAAAGAAGGAAAGCAATAAGAAAGGTCCTTCTAAGAAACGTCGCGTCAGACCAATTCCTCTTACCTCTAAAATACCACTTTATGACAAATTACttgcagaaaaagaagaaag AAGTCGCATAGTCCGCGAAGAGAGTGCATTGAACTTATTGTCTCAAGTGCGTCCTTTCAAGCTCGAATGTGACCGAAGAGCGTGGAGATCTTTAACACGATCAAGTCCAGATATATGTGGCAAAAAATCTCGCTCAACTTCAAGATTCAAGGCAAAACCTGTACCTAAAAACCTGTTCGGTACAGAGGTGTATGACCGAATGCTTGAAGATGAATATTATag agaattaacaaaaaaagtgAGGGCATCCGAATTAATGAGATCTTCCTCATTGCCACCTTCCATGGCGAGACGAGAGCGTGTCAAATCTGCATGTGctcatttacaaaatttttctaatgattCGACAAGGGAAACGATTGTTCAAAGTAGAGAATCTTCGCGACTATCAAATCTTACAACAATGACATCAGAGAGATCCAGATCTGCATTGACTAATTTACCAACACGAGGCAACAACTTAGCAGCTGTTCTTAGATGTCAAGCGTCAcg aGAAAAGTTAGAACGAGAGATAAGAGAACGAATGGAAGAGAAACGTCGGGAGCAAGctgttaaattaaaagaaaatcttattgGTCGTAAACCCGCGTGGAGAGCACTGAGATCTGCAGCGAG gCACGATCACGAAAGAGATTTGGATATTCGAACATCCTTGCGTCGTAACGAAGCTCGAGAACAAGCGGAACGTCATCGCCTTCAAATGGAAATGATGTTGGATCGTGTAACACAGATACCAACTCTTTTCGAACGACATTCTCAG TTTATTTAG
- the LOC127065009 gene encoding protein FAM161A isoform X3 has translation MAEHRGTSFYNSCVKVPIDPCSRQPTPSYERPRSIKSEKQSVTDKGRKINFAANDLPKTESELSSPRENLEGFLEFLESIPDYKQIHHLSNEQFRQKVEYLKRKQRLYLKNLKNIFDEPEKDTTRISSRSNGNTKIMQDDFNELRLNGKKCYIEESRTNSPILYPSGNFSGLMEDQDLLTYRFKDKEAKSIRNKEIHTANKGWSTWSESKSNESLNSDSEDSEETKSLPASGSKEWHPTVPKPFSFTLREEAEKYMTLTEMEANEDSKKESNKKGPSKKRRVRPIPLTSKIPLYDKLLAEKEERSRIVREESALNLLSQVRPFKLECDRRAWRSLTRSSPDICGKKSRSTSRFKAKPVPKNLFGTEVYDRMLEDEYYRELTKKVRASELMRSSSLPPSMARRERVKSACAHLQNFSNDSTRETIVQSRESSRLSNLTTMTSERSRSALTNLPTRGNNLAAVLRCQASREKLEREIRERMEEKRREQAVKLKENLIGRKPAWRALRSAARHDHERDLDIRTSLRRNEAREQAERHRLQMEMMLDRVTQIPTLFERHSQSFQSLSKLQSKNYATNMQRKKHKRIPKRDNSSGTDSYVSYCSNSRPNSGSLTSSSTILASSSQSSKSSESKESEKSLEKSENSGPKKKGDRGPLKVSIKETAELIEDKLSSEHYSEDRDEDILRSDHDIPEK, from the exons ATGGCAGAGCATAGAGGAACATCGTTCTATAATTCTTGCGTGAAAGTACCCATAGATCCATGTAGTAGACAACCGACTCCTTCTTACGAACGTCCACGATCTATCAAAAGCGAAAAACAAAGTGTTACggacaaaggaagaaaaataaattttgctgCGAATGATTTGCCAAAAACAGAGTCGGAATTGTCGAGTCCTCGAGAAAATTTAGAAGGTTTCCTTGAATTTTTGGAGAGTATACCAGATTACAAACAAATACATCACCTGTCTAACGAACAGTTTCGACAAAAGGTAGAATATCTGAAAAGGAAACAACGACTTTAtttgaagaatttaaaaaatatcttcgacgAACCTGAGAAAGATACGACAAGAATTTCATCGAGAAGTAATGGTAATACGAAAATTATGCAAGATGATTTCAACGAATTAAGATTGAATggtaaaaaatgttatatcgaGGAATCGAGAACGAACAGTCCTATACTTTATCCATCCGGTAATTTTTCTGGACTTATGGAAGATCAAGATCTTCTGACATATAg ATTTAAGGATAAAGAAGCCAAAAGTATACGTAACAAAGAAATACATACTGCCAATAAAGGCTGGAGTACATGGAGTGAATCAAAAAGCAATGAAAGTTTAAATAGCGATTCGGAAGATAGCGAGGAGACAAAGAGTCTGCCAGCTAGTGGTTCAAAGGAATGGCATCCGACTGTGCCTAAACCGTTTAGCTTCACTCTTAG agAAGAAGCGGAAAAGTATATGACATTGACGGAAATGGAAGCGAATGAAGATTCAAAGAAGGAAAGCAATAAGAAAGGTCCTTCTAAGAAACGTCGCGTCAGACCAATTCCTCTTACCTCTAAAATACCACTTTATGACAAATTACttgcagaaaaagaagaaag AAGTCGCATAGTCCGCGAAGAGAGTGCATTGAACTTATTGTCTCAAGTGCGTCCTTTCAAGCTCGAATGTGACCGAAGAGCGTGGAGATCTTTAACACGATCAAGTCCAGATATATGTGGCAAAAAATCTCGCTCAACTTCAAGATTCAAGGCAAAACCTGTACCTAAAAACCTGTTCGGTACAGAGGTGTATGACCGAATGCTTGAAGATGAATATTATag agaattaacaaaaaaagtgAGGGCATCCGAATTAATGAGATCTTCCTCATTGCCACCTTCCATGGCGAGACGAGAGCGTGTCAAATCTGCATGTGctcatttacaaaatttttctaatgattCGACAAGGGAAACGATTGTTCAAAGTAGAGAATCTTCGCGACTATCAAATCTTACAACAATGACATCAGAGAGATCCAGATCTGCATTGACTAATTTACCAACACGAGGCAACAACTTAGCAGCTGTTCTTAGATGTCAAGCGTCAcg aGAAAAGTTAGAACGAGAGATAAGAGAACGAATGGAAGAGAAACGTCGGGAGCAAGctgttaaattaaaagaaaatcttattgGTCGTAAACCCGCGTGGAGAGCACTGAGATCTGCAGCGAG gCACGATCACGAAAGAGATTTGGATATTCGAACATCCTTGCGTCGTAACGAAGCTCGAGAACAAGCGGAACGTCATCGCCTTCAAATGGAAATGATGTTGGATCGTGTAACACAGATACCAACTCTTTTCGAACGACATTCTCAG AGTTTCCAGTCTTTGTCAAAGCTGCAGTCAAAAAATTATGCAACGAATatgcaaagaaagaaacacaaGAGGATaccaaaaagagataattcCAGTGGCACAGATTCGTACGTAAGTTATTGCAGTAATTCAAGGCCAAATTCGGGATCGCTTACTAGTTCCTCTACTATCCTGGCATCTTCGAGTCAATCATCGAAGTCGTCGGAATCCAAAGAATCTGAAAAATCACTCGAAAAATCTGAAAATTCTGGTcctaagaaaaaaggagatcgCGGACCACTTAAAGTATCTATCAAAGAAACGGCAGAGTTAATTGAAGATAAATTATCTAGCGAACATTACAGCGAGGATCGCGATGAAGATATATTACGAAGTGATCATGATATTccggaaaaataa